The Granulicella sibirica genome has a segment encoding these proteins:
- a CDS encoding nucleotidyltransferase family protein yields MPLTNMATRLDISEAEWQIVAETLARYLPGRCVWAFGSRATGRHLKKYSDLDLAVAGELSWADKGRVLDSLDESPVHFKVDLVGLQGLDQDFRRRIERDFVVLQRGTGDEETGDLEPQATAPSS; encoded by the coding sequence ATGCCGCTAACGAACATGGCAACCCGGCTTGATATCTCCGAGGCGGAGTGGCAGATCGTGGCCGAGACATTGGCCAGATATCTTCCGGGGAGATGCGTCTGGGCCTTTGGATCGCGCGCGACGGGACGCCACCTCAAGAAGTATTCGGATCTAGACCTGGCAGTTGCCGGGGAGCTGTCATGGGCTGACAAAGGTCGCGTGCTTGACTCGCTCGACGAGTCGCCGGTTCACTTCAAGGTGGATCTGGTGGGTCTTCAGGGCCTTGATCAGGATTTCAGAAGACGGATCGAGAGAGACTTCGTCGTGTTGCAGCGCGGGACAGGCGATGAAGAGACGGGTGACCTGGAGCCCCAGGCCACCGCGCCTTCGAGTTAG